In the Gossypium arboreum isolate Shixiya-1 chromosome 10, ASM2569848v2, whole genome shotgun sequence genome, one interval contains:
- the LOC108463958 gene encoding DNA topoisomerase 3-beta isoform X3: protein MPIIKLLQLLDMYSDFPASFQDWNATNPLDLFQASVVKTEANPRAHISKHLSQEARGCGYLVLWLDCDREGENICFEVIECTRFPLNEAKKRVYRARFSSVTEKDILKAMDNLVEPNRHEALAVDARQEIDLKVGVAFTRFQTSYFQGKYGNLDSRVISYGPCQTPTLGFCVQRYLQINTFKPEKFWALHPYIIQNGYELQLEWKRQKLFDIDVAMMFQKLVTEDGILEVIDVSEKQEAKGRPSGLNTVNLLKVASSALGYGPQTAMQIAERLYTQGFISYPRTESTAYPSSFDFKGTLKVLENNPSWRDCVQRLLAEGYHKPRTGTDAGDHPPITPMRPATEDVLGNDSWRLYQYICQHFMGTVSPDCKYVRTKIEFSIGGEFFLCIGQHVTVQGFTYIMPWLAINEKNLPQFTKGEKIEVSRVELYEGETSPPDYLSESELISLMEKNGIGTDASIPVHINNICERNYVQVQAGRRLVPTTLGITLIRGYQCIDPDLCLPDIRSFIEHQITLVAKGQANHSRVVQHVLQQFMQKFCYFLQQIENMDALFEAQFSPLADSGRNLSRCGKCLRYMKYISAQPQRMFCGTCEEVYYLPQKGTIKLYKELTCPLDNFELLIFSLPGPEGKSFPLCPYCYNSPPFEGIDTLFGSAKIGGTGKLGKGAGMPCFLCPHPTCRHSVVAQGVCACPECSGTLVLDPVSAPKWRLYCNKCNCLVLLPEGAHRIATTRDRCAECDSTIIEVDFNKKTTPLEDGATLHTGCILCDELLHSLVEVKHGKSFSRGFGARGRGRGRGTGRGRGGYRGTGRTAGKKVDPRMSFRDF, encoded by the exons ATGCCCATTATAAAGTTACTTCAGTTATTGGACATGTATTCAG ATTTTCCAGCGTCTTTCCAAGACTGGAACGCCACTAATCCTCTGGACCTATTTCAAGCTTCAGTTGTCAAGACAGAAGCAAACCCCAGG gctcatatttctaaacatttaAGTCAAGAAGCGCGTGGTTGTGGTTATTTGGTACTATGGTTGGATTGTGATCGTGAAGGAGAGAACATTTGTTttgaag TCATTGAATGTACGAGATTTCCACTGAATGAGGCAAAGAAAAGGGTTTATCGTGCTCGGTTTTCTTCTGTGACTGAGAAGGACATTTTGAAGGCTATGGACAACCTGGTGGAACCAAACAGACACGAGGCACTTGCTGTGGATGCTCGGCAAGAGATAGATTTGAAAGTTGGTGTTGCATTTACACGATTTCAAACTagttattttcaaggaaaatatgGGAATCTTGACTCCAGGGTTATCTC CTATGGACCATGTCAAACTCCTACCCTTGGGTTTTGCGTACAGCGTTATCTGCAAATTAATACTTTTAAACCTGAAAAGTTTTGGGCATTACATCCTTATATTATTCAGAATGGTTATGAGCTCCAGCTAGAATGGAAACGTCAAAAGTTGTTTGACATAGAT GTTGCTATGATGTTTCAGAAGTTGGTGACTGAGGATGGAATTCTTGAAGTAATTGATGTATCAGAAAAACAGGAAGCTAAAGGTCGACCTTCTGGTCTCAATACAGTAAATCTTTTGAAG GTTGCTTCAAGTGCATTAGGCTATGGACCTCAGACAGCCATGCAAATTGCTGAACGCTTATACACTCAAGGTTTCATAAG CTATCCGCGAACTGAAAGTACAGCATATCCTTCATCATTTGACTTCAAAGGCACGCTTAAGGTACTAGAGAACAATCCATCATGGCGTGATTGTGTCCAAAGACTGCTTGCTGAAGGTTATCATAAACCACGGACAGGAACAGATGCTGGTGATCATCCTCCTATAACTCCAATGCGACCAGCAACTGAGGATGTTCTTGGGAATGATTCTTGGAGATTATATCAGTATATCTGTCAACATTTTATGGGAACTGTGTCTCCTGACTGCAAATATGTGAG GACAAAAATAGAATTTTCAATTGGTGGAGAATTCTTCCTTTGCATTGGGCAGCATGTCACAGTACaaggatttacatatattatgCCATGGTTGGCCATAAATGAGAAAAATCTACCCCAGTTTACAAAGGGAGAGAAAATTGAAGTTTCAAGAGTGGAGTTATATGAG GGTGAAACTTCACCTCCTGATTATCTCAGTGAGAGTGAGCTCATTTCTCTAATGGAGAAGAACGGGATAGGCACAGATGCATCAATACCTGTGCATATAAACAACATATGTGAACGGAACTATGTTCAG GTTCAAGCTGGTAGGAGGTTGGTTCCAACTACTTTAGGCATAACATTGATAAGAGGCTATCAATGTATTGATCCGGATCTTTGTTTGCCAGACATACGCAGTTTCATTGAGCACCAGATCACTTTGGTTGCTAAGGGTCAGGCCAATCATTCTCGTGTTGTGCAGCATGTACTCCAACAATTCATGCAAAAATTCTGTTATTTTCTTCAGCAG ATAGAGAACATGGATGCATTGTTTGAAGCACAATTCTCTCCACTAGCTGATTCGGGGCGTAATCTTAGTAGATGTGGTAAATGTTTGCGGTACATGAAGTACATTTCTGCACAACCACAACGTATGTTTTGTGGCACATGTGAAGAAGTTTACTATCTTCCTCAAAAAGGCACAATCAAG TTGTACAAGGAACTTACATGTCCGCTAGATAATTTCGAGCTTTTGATCTTCTCCTTGCCCGGTCCGGAAGGCAAGTCATTCCCCCTTTGCCCGTACTGCTATAATAGCCCTCCATTTGAAGGAATAGACACTCTCTTTGGTTCTGCAAAGATAGGTGGTACAGGGAAGTTGGGGAAGGGAGCAGGCATGCCGTGCTTCCTCTGCCCACACCCCACATGCCGACATTCTGTGGTGGCCCAGGGAGTCTGTGCTTGCCCTGAATGCAGCGGAACACTAGTTTTAGACCCAGTAAGTGCTCCGAAATGGAGACTGTATTGCAACAAATGCAATTGCCTTGTCTTACTCCCCGAGGGCGCTCACCGCATTGCCACCACCCGAGACCGCTGTGCTGAATGTGACTCAACAATCATAGAGGTAGATTTTAATAAGAAAACAACTCCTTTGGAAGATGGAGCTACATTGCATACTGGTTGCATTCTTTGTGACGAGTTGCTTCATTCACTTGTGGAGGTGAAGCATGGTAAATCATTTAGCCGAGGCTTTGGTGCAAGAGGAAGAGGCAGAGGAAGAGGAACAGGTAGAGGTAGAGGTGGATATAGGGGAACAGGGCGTACAGCTGGAAAAAAGGTCGACCCTAGAATGAGTTTCCGAGATTTTTGA
- the LOC108463958 gene encoding DNA topoisomerase 3-beta isoform X1 translates to MSSPPKVLMVAEKPSIALSIASVLSRGQMSTRKGSTEVHEFNGKFLGFHAHYKVTSVIGHVFSVDFPASFQDWNATNPLDLFQASVVKTEANPRAHISKHLSQEARGCGYLVLWLDCDREGENICFEVIECTRFPLNEAKKRVYRARFSSVTEKDILKAMDNLVEPNRHEALAVDARQEIDLKVGVAFTRFQTSYFQGKYGNLDSRVISYGPCQTPTLGFCVQRYLQINTFKPEKFWALHPYIIQNGYELQLEWKRQKLFDIDVAMMFQKLVTEDGILEVIDVSEKQEAKGRPSGLNTVNLLKVASSALGYGPQTAMQIAERLYTQGFISYPRTESTAYPSSFDFKGTLKVLENNPSWRDCVQRLLAEGYHKPRTGTDAGDHPPITPMRPATEDVLGNDSWRLYQYICQHFMGTVSPDCKYVRTKIEFSIGGEFFLCIGQHVTVQGFTYIMPWLAINEKNLPQFTKGEKIEVSRVELYEGETSPPDYLSESELISLMEKNGIGTDASIPVHINNICERNYVQVQAGRRLVPTTLGITLIRGYQCIDPDLCLPDIRSFIEHQITLVAKGQANHSRVVQHVLQQFMQKFCYFLQQIENMDALFEAQFSPLADSGRNLSRCGKCLRYMKYISAQPQRMFCGTCEEVYYLPQKGTIKLYKELTCPLDNFELLIFSLPGPEGKSFPLCPYCYNSPPFEGIDTLFGSAKIGGTGKLGKGAGMPCFLCPHPTCRHSVVAQGVCACPECSGTLVLDPVSAPKWRLYCNKCNCLVLLPEGAHRIATTRDRCAECDSTIIEVDFNKKTTPLEDGATLHTGCILCDELLHSLVEVKHGKSFSRGFGARGRGRGRGTGRGRGGYRGTGRTAGKKVDPRMSFRDF, encoded by the exons ATGTCTTCGCCTCCCAAAGTTCTAATG GTGGCGGAGAAGCCTAGCATCGCACTCTCCATTGCTTCCGTACTCTCTCGTGGCCAG ATGTCAACAAGGAAAGGTAGTACGGAAGTCCACGAGTTCAACGGGAAGTTTCTTGGCTTTCATGCCCATTATAAAGTTACTTCAGTTATTGGACATGTATTCAG TGTAGATTTTCCAGCGTCTTTCCAAGACTGGAACGCCACTAATCCTCTGGACCTATTTCAAGCTTCAGTTGTCAAGACAGAAGCAAACCCCAGG gctcatatttctaaacatttaAGTCAAGAAGCGCGTGGTTGTGGTTATTTGGTACTATGGTTGGATTGTGATCGTGAAGGAGAGAACATTTGTTttgaag TCATTGAATGTACGAGATTTCCACTGAATGAGGCAAAGAAAAGGGTTTATCGTGCTCGGTTTTCTTCTGTGACTGAGAAGGACATTTTGAAGGCTATGGACAACCTGGTGGAACCAAACAGACACGAGGCACTTGCTGTGGATGCTCGGCAAGAGATAGATTTGAAAGTTGGTGTTGCATTTACACGATTTCAAACTagttattttcaaggaaaatatgGGAATCTTGACTCCAGGGTTATCTC CTATGGACCATGTCAAACTCCTACCCTTGGGTTTTGCGTACAGCGTTATCTGCAAATTAATACTTTTAAACCTGAAAAGTTTTGGGCATTACATCCTTATATTATTCAGAATGGTTATGAGCTCCAGCTAGAATGGAAACGTCAAAAGTTGTTTGACATAGAT GTTGCTATGATGTTTCAGAAGTTGGTGACTGAGGATGGAATTCTTGAAGTAATTGATGTATCAGAAAAACAGGAAGCTAAAGGTCGACCTTCTGGTCTCAATACAGTAAATCTTTTGAAG GTTGCTTCAAGTGCATTAGGCTATGGACCTCAGACAGCCATGCAAATTGCTGAACGCTTATACACTCAAGGTTTCATAAG CTATCCGCGAACTGAAAGTACAGCATATCCTTCATCATTTGACTTCAAAGGCACGCTTAAGGTACTAGAGAACAATCCATCATGGCGTGATTGTGTCCAAAGACTGCTTGCTGAAGGTTATCATAAACCACGGACAGGAACAGATGCTGGTGATCATCCTCCTATAACTCCAATGCGACCAGCAACTGAGGATGTTCTTGGGAATGATTCTTGGAGATTATATCAGTATATCTGTCAACATTTTATGGGAACTGTGTCTCCTGACTGCAAATATGTGAG GACAAAAATAGAATTTTCAATTGGTGGAGAATTCTTCCTTTGCATTGGGCAGCATGTCACAGTACaaggatttacatatattatgCCATGGTTGGCCATAAATGAGAAAAATCTACCCCAGTTTACAAAGGGAGAGAAAATTGAAGTTTCAAGAGTGGAGTTATATGAG GGTGAAACTTCACCTCCTGATTATCTCAGTGAGAGTGAGCTCATTTCTCTAATGGAGAAGAACGGGATAGGCACAGATGCATCAATACCTGTGCATATAAACAACATATGTGAACGGAACTATGTTCAG GTTCAAGCTGGTAGGAGGTTGGTTCCAACTACTTTAGGCATAACATTGATAAGAGGCTATCAATGTATTGATCCGGATCTTTGTTTGCCAGACATACGCAGTTTCATTGAGCACCAGATCACTTTGGTTGCTAAGGGTCAGGCCAATCATTCTCGTGTTGTGCAGCATGTACTCCAACAATTCATGCAAAAATTCTGTTATTTTCTTCAGCAG ATAGAGAACATGGATGCATTGTTTGAAGCACAATTCTCTCCACTAGCTGATTCGGGGCGTAATCTTAGTAGATGTGGTAAATGTTTGCGGTACATGAAGTACATTTCTGCACAACCACAACGTATGTTTTGTGGCACATGTGAAGAAGTTTACTATCTTCCTCAAAAAGGCACAATCAAG TTGTACAAGGAACTTACATGTCCGCTAGATAATTTCGAGCTTTTGATCTTCTCCTTGCCCGGTCCGGAAGGCAAGTCATTCCCCCTTTGCCCGTACTGCTATAATAGCCCTCCATTTGAAGGAATAGACACTCTCTTTGGTTCTGCAAAGATAGGTGGTACAGGGAAGTTGGGGAAGGGAGCAGGCATGCCGTGCTTCCTCTGCCCACACCCCACATGCCGACATTCTGTGGTGGCCCAGGGAGTCTGTGCTTGCCCTGAATGCAGCGGAACACTAGTTTTAGACCCAGTAAGTGCTCCGAAATGGAGACTGTATTGCAACAAATGCAATTGCCTTGTCTTACTCCCCGAGGGCGCTCACCGCATTGCCACCACCCGAGACCGCTGTGCTGAATGTGACTCAACAATCATAGAGGTAGATTTTAATAAGAAAACAACTCCTTTGGAAGATGGAGCTACATTGCATACTGGTTGCATTCTTTGTGACGAGTTGCTTCATTCACTTGTGGAGGTGAAGCATGGTAAATCATTTAGCCGAGGCTTTGGTGCAAGAGGAAGAGGCAGAGGAAGAGGAACAGGTAGAGGTAGAGGTGGATATAGGGGAACAGGGCGTACAGCTGGAAAAAAGGTCGACCCTAGAATGAGTTTCCGAGATTTTTGA
- the LOC108463958 gene encoding DNA topoisomerase 3-beta isoform X2: protein MSSPPKVLMVAEKPSIALSIASVLSRGQMSTRKGSTEVHEFNGKFLGFHAHYKVTSVIGHVFSVDFPASFQDWNATNPLDLFQASVVKTEANPRAHISKHLSQEARGCGYLVLWLDCDREGENICFEVIECTRFPLNEAKKRVYRARFSSVTEKDILKAMDNLVEPNRHEALAVDARQEIDLKVGVAFTRFQTSYFQGKYGNLDSRVISYGPCQTPTLGFCVQRYLQINTFKPEKFWALHPYIIQNGYELQLEWKRQKLFDIDVAMMFQKLVTEDGILEVIDVSEKQEAKGRPSGLNTVNLLKVASSALGYGPQTAMQIAERLYTQGFISYPRTESTAYPSSFDFKGTLKVLENNPSWRDCVQRLLAEGYHKPRTGTDAGDHPPITPMRPATEDVLGNDSWRLYQYICQHFMGTVSPDCKYVRTKIEFSIGGEFFLCIGQHVTVQGFTYIMPWLAINEKNLPQFTKGEKIEVSRVELYEVQAGRRLVPTTLGITLIRGYQCIDPDLCLPDIRSFIEHQITLVAKGQANHSRVVQHVLQQFMQKFCYFLQQIENMDALFEAQFSPLADSGRNLSRCGKCLRYMKYISAQPQRMFCGTCEEVYYLPQKGTIKLYKELTCPLDNFELLIFSLPGPEGKSFPLCPYCYNSPPFEGIDTLFGSAKIGGTGKLGKGAGMPCFLCPHPTCRHSVVAQGVCACPECSGTLVLDPVSAPKWRLYCNKCNCLVLLPEGAHRIATTRDRCAECDSTIIEVDFNKKTTPLEDGATLHTGCILCDELLHSLVEVKHGKSFSRGFGARGRGRGRGTGRGRGGYRGTGRTAGKKVDPRMSFRDF from the exons ATGTCTTCGCCTCCCAAAGTTCTAATG GTGGCGGAGAAGCCTAGCATCGCACTCTCCATTGCTTCCGTACTCTCTCGTGGCCAG ATGTCAACAAGGAAAGGTAGTACGGAAGTCCACGAGTTCAACGGGAAGTTTCTTGGCTTTCATGCCCATTATAAAGTTACTTCAGTTATTGGACATGTATTCAG TGTAGATTTTCCAGCGTCTTTCCAAGACTGGAACGCCACTAATCCTCTGGACCTATTTCAAGCTTCAGTTGTCAAGACAGAAGCAAACCCCAGG gctcatatttctaaacatttaAGTCAAGAAGCGCGTGGTTGTGGTTATTTGGTACTATGGTTGGATTGTGATCGTGAAGGAGAGAACATTTGTTttgaag TCATTGAATGTACGAGATTTCCACTGAATGAGGCAAAGAAAAGGGTTTATCGTGCTCGGTTTTCTTCTGTGACTGAGAAGGACATTTTGAAGGCTATGGACAACCTGGTGGAACCAAACAGACACGAGGCACTTGCTGTGGATGCTCGGCAAGAGATAGATTTGAAAGTTGGTGTTGCATTTACACGATTTCAAACTagttattttcaaggaaaatatgGGAATCTTGACTCCAGGGTTATCTC CTATGGACCATGTCAAACTCCTACCCTTGGGTTTTGCGTACAGCGTTATCTGCAAATTAATACTTTTAAACCTGAAAAGTTTTGGGCATTACATCCTTATATTATTCAGAATGGTTATGAGCTCCAGCTAGAATGGAAACGTCAAAAGTTGTTTGACATAGAT GTTGCTATGATGTTTCAGAAGTTGGTGACTGAGGATGGAATTCTTGAAGTAATTGATGTATCAGAAAAACAGGAAGCTAAAGGTCGACCTTCTGGTCTCAATACAGTAAATCTTTTGAAG GTTGCTTCAAGTGCATTAGGCTATGGACCTCAGACAGCCATGCAAATTGCTGAACGCTTATACACTCAAGGTTTCATAAG CTATCCGCGAACTGAAAGTACAGCATATCCTTCATCATTTGACTTCAAAGGCACGCTTAAGGTACTAGAGAACAATCCATCATGGCGTGATTGTGTCCAAAGACTGCTTGCTGAAGGTTATCATAAACCACGGACAGGAACAGATGCTGGTGATCATCCTCCTATAACTCCAATGCGACCAGCAACTGAGGATGTTCTTGGGAATGATTCTTGGAGATTATATCAGTATATCTGTCAACATTTTATGGGAACTGTGTCTCCTGACTGCAAATATGTGAG GACAAAAATAGAATTTTCAATTGGTGGAGAATTCTTCCTTTGCATTGGGCAGCATGTCACAGTACaaggatttacatatattatgCCATGGTTGGCCATAAATGAGAAAAATCTACCCCAGTTTACAAAGGGAGAGAAAATTGAAGTTTCAAGAGTGGAGTTATATGAG GTTCAAGCTGGTAGGAGGTTGGTTCCAACTACTTTAGGCATAACATTGATAAGAGGCTATCAATGTATTGATCCGGATCTTTGTTTGCCAGACATACGCAGTTTCATTGAGCACCAGATCACTTTGGTTGCTAAGGGTCAGGCCAATCATTCTCGTGTTGTGCAGCATGTACTCCAACAATTCATGCAAAAATTCTGTTATTTTCTTCAGCAG ATAGAGAACATGGATGCATTGTTTGAAGCACAATTCTCTCCACTAGCTGATTCGGGGCGTAATCTTAGTAGATGTGGTAAATGTTTGCGGTACATGAAGTACATTTCTGCACAACCACAACGTATGTTTTGTGGCACATGTGAAGAAGTTTACTATCTTCCTCAAAAAGGCACAATCAAG TTGTACAAGGAACTTACATGTCCGCTAGATAATTTCGAGCTTTTGATCTTCTCCTTGCCCGGTCCGGAAGGCAAGTCATTCCCCCTTTGCCCGTACTGCTATAATAGCCCTCCATTTGAAGGAATAGACACTCTCTTTGGTTCTGCAAAGATAGGTGGTACAGGGAAGTTGGGGAAGGGAGCAGGCATGCCGTGCTTCCTCTGCCCACACCCCACATGCCGACATTCTGTGGTGGCCCAGGGAGTCTGTGCTTGCCCTGAATGCAGCGGAACACTAGTTTTAGACCCAGTAAGTGCTCCGAAATGGAGACTGTATTGCAACAAATGCAATTGCCTTGTCTTACTCCCCGAGGGCGCTCACCGCATTGCCACCACCCGAGACCGCTGTGCTGAATGTGACTCAACAATCATAGAGGTAGATTTTAATAAGAAAACAACTCCTTTGGAAGATGGAGCTACATTGCATACTGGTTGCATTCTTTGTGACGAGTTGCTTCATTCACTTGTGGAGGTGAAGCATGGTAAATCATTTAGCCGAGGCTTTGGTGCAAGAGGAAGAGGCAGAGGAAGAGGAACAGGTAGAGGTAGAGGTGGATATAGGGGAACAGGGCGTACAGCTGGAAAAAAGGTCGACCCTAGAATGAGTTTCCGAGATTTTTGA
- the LOC108463960 gene encoding WAT1-related protein At5g40240-like — translation MSSRMQYCYNHVLPLTAMVAVECTNVGLNVLFKEATAKGMNRYIFITYSYAVGTLLLLPLSFIFPSNRTVIPSLKFHLGSRIFLLGLIGYLAQICAYKGIDYSSPTLASAISNLEPALTFILAVLFRLERVALRSSSGQAKIIGTIASISGALLVVLYKGPNVLVQWPLESSEPNWVISGILLATAYLLFSIWYIVQTQVLEIYPAELIVALFYNLCGAIISVPVSLITQPKLSSWILRPSVAVIAVLYSGVFQSFSSLVVTWGLHLKGPVYIAIFSPVSIAIAAFMSAIFLGDSLHLGSIIGAIIISMGFYAVIWGKAKEGGRDSSSSDKVPLLKVEDIVE, via the exons ATGTCAAGTAGAATGCAGTACTGTTACAACCATGTTCTGCCATTGACAGCCATGGTTGCTGTGGAGTGCACAAATGTAGGGTTAAACGTTCTATTCAAAGAAGCAACAGCAAAGGGGATGAACCGCTATATCTTCATCACTTATTCTTATGCTGTTGGAACTCTTCTTCTCCTCCCTTTATCCTTCATCTTTCCCAG TAATAGAACAGTGATTCCCTCTTTGAAATTCCACCTTGGCTCTAGAATTTTCCTTCTTGGCCTTATTGG GTATTTAGCGCAAATATGTGCATATAAGGGTATAGATTATAGCTCCCCAACTCTTGCTTCTGCCATCAGCAATCTTGAACCAGCTTTGACCTTCATACTTGCTGTTCTTTTCAG ATTGGAAAGAGTAGCTTTGAGAAGCTCCAGCGGTCAAGCTAAAATCATAGGGACTATAGCATCAATTTCAGGTGCATTACTAGTTGTTCTTTACAAAGGTCCTAATGTTTTAGTTCAATGGCCCTTGGAATCTTCAGAGCCAAATTGGGTCATTAGTGGGATCTTACTTGCTACTGCCTATCTTCTATTTTCAATTTGGTACATTGTTCAG ACCCAAGTATTGGAGATTTACCCAGCTGAGCTGATTGTTGCATTGTTTTACAACTTATGTGGAGCAATTATCTCTGTACCTGTTTCCTTAATAACACAACCTAAGTTGAGTTCTTGGATACTAAGGCCTAGTGTTGCAGTCATTGCAGTACTATACTCG GGTGTTTTCCAATCCTTTAGCTCACTTGTGGTCACATGGGGCCTTCATTTGAAAGGGCCTGTATACATTGCAATTTTTAGCCCTGTATCAATCGCCATTGCTGCTTTTATGAGTGCAATTTTCCTTGGTGATTCTCTGCATCTTGGAAG TATTATTGGTGCAATTATAATATCAATGGGATTTTACGCTGTAATATGGGGTAAAGCGAAGGAAGGTGGAAGGGATTCATCATCTAGTGATAAAGTTCCCCTGTTGAAAGTGGAAGACATTGTAGAATAG